Genomic DNA from Candidatus Sulfurimonas marisnigri:
ATACAATCATGTTCTACTAATGCCTTAGTATTAATTATACAATTTTTTCCTATTTTTGCATTTGCATTTATCAGGGCTTGATGCATTATGACCGTTCCCTCTTCAATGTTTGAATGCTTTGACACATAGGCTAATGGAGAAATTAATGTCGGCAAGTTATACCCTATATTTTTTAGTTTATTAAATAGTTTTACTCTTATGTCACTTGAGCGTAACTGACCAATAGTTATCACTGCATTTTTACACTCTTTAAACAATTCTTGTAAATTATCATCACTACCTATTATTTCATATCCAATAACATCTTGTCCAATAAGCTCTTTTTTATCAATAATTCCAGCAATTGTATACTTACCTTCTAATTCAATAACATCAATCACGGACCTACAATGTCCGCCACCACCAATTAAAAGTATCTGCTCTTTCATATTACTACACTACTTGAAATATTTACAACTCTTTGCTCTAAATATTTAGAATTTTTTAAACCACCACACTGACAATCTTTAAACATCTCCAGCTCATTCATAAGCTTCCAGATTGGTCTTGTCATAACACCATTTTTATTTGTAAAGTCTAAAAACTCATCTCTATTTTTTACATCTTTAACAATTACTGCTTGTAACCAATAGTTTGATTTTGAGTTACTTGGTTCTTTTACAAAATCAATATCAACAACTGAACTAAATAGTTCTTCATACTTTAAAGCTAAATCTCTCTTACTTTTTATAAATGTATCTAGCTGTTCAAGCTGTGCTACTAAAAGAGCTGCATTAAGATTAGGCATTCTATAATTAAAACCTATCTCATCATGCACATACTCCCATTTATGTGGTATTTTTGCTGTAGTTGTAAGATGTTTTGCTTTTTTTGCAAGCTTCTCATCATCTGTAACAATAACTCCACCACCACCAGAAGTAATAATTTTGTTTCCATTAAAACTAAATGCACCTAATTTTCCAAATGTACCAGTTTGCTTGTTGTTATAATATGAACCCAAGCTTTCTGCTGCATCTTCAACTAAAGCAATGTGCCACTCGTCACATATCTCTTGTATCTCTTGTATTTTGCAGGCATGGCCAAAAGTGTGCATTGGAACACAGGCCTTTATAGTTTTTCCAGTTGTTTTATTTTTACATGTAGAATCTATTATTTCACAATTTGCTTTTAAAAACTCTTCCAAAGATTTTGGTGATAATCCTATCGTATCTAAATCAACATCCACAAAAATCGGTTTTGCTCCTATGTAGCTTATTGCATTACATGTAGCTATGAAAGTTAGAGGCTGTGTAATAACTTCATCATCTCTTTTCACATCTGCCAGTATAAGTGATATATGAAGAGCTGCTGTTCCGTTTACTGTAGCTACTGCATATTTAGCGCCAACTTTTTTAGCAAACTCCAATTCAAATGTATCAACATATTTTCCAACGCTTGAAACAAATGTAGATTCTATGCAGTCGTTTAAATATTTTTTTTCATTTCCAATAAATCTAGGTTCATGCAGTGGAATAAACTCTTTTGTATTGTAAACATTTTGAATAAATTCTATGATATCTTTATACACTACATTTTCCCATCTAAATATTTTCCTGTTTCTTTATGTCCAAAATCAGGTATCATTTTAAAAA
This window encodes:
- a CDS encoding acetyltransferase, giving the protein MKEQILLIGGGGHCRSVIDVIELEGKYTIAGIIDKKELIGQDVIGYEIIGSDDNLQELFKECKNAVITIGQLRSSDIRVKLFNKLKNIGYNLPTLISPLAYVSKHSNIEEGTVIMHQALINANAKIGKNCIINTKALVEHDCIVENNCHISTSSVINGGVRVKDGTFFGSNATSKEAIEIQENSFIKAGSIIK
- a CDS encoding LegC family aminotransferase — protein: MYKDIIEFIQNVYNTKEFIPLHEPRFIGNEKKYLNDCIESTFVSSVGKYVDTFELEFAKKVGAKYAVATVNGTAALHISLILADVKRDDEVITQPLTFIATCNAISYIGAKPIFVDVDLDTIGLSPKSLEEFLKANCEIIDSTCKNKTTGKTIKACVPMHTFGHACKIQEIQEICDEWHIALVEDAAESLGSYYNNKQTGTFGKLGAFSFNGNKIITSGGGGVIVTDDEKLAKKAKHLTTTAKIPHKWEYVHDEIGFNYRMPNLNAALLVAQLEQLDTFIKSKRDLALKYEELFSSVVDIDFVKEPSNSKSNYWLQAVIVKDVKNRDEFLDFTNKNGVMTRPIWKLMNELEMFKDCQCGGLKNSKYLEQRVVNISSSVVI